One window from the genome of Leptospira ryugenii encodes:
- a CDS encoding helix-turn-helix domain-containing protein: MNTKRVGQILKESREERKLSVKDVAKETNIAAKYIIALETEDYSQFPAETFALGFLKNYASYLKLDTAMLLNLYRGEQIEESQAPLEELTKPTMSSFSLDRNRFVTMLSIALVAVAAYILYISFEDSGASLEDETANVTETEDTSSTEIPSGINFVSQSVPENASVPFILTEDRGVSFSVNNQQCKMFVRGVQNGKANIGFNIFPEKNVYFFQTAEGEETLLSYRIQELSSLRRDIRVVTQAVTEKSAKVLVTLREEREGVVSKPVGDVPIQVTLFFSKPSYVEFVIDGQMGERGLVSAGEVKHLEARDRLEMKVGDGGAVEMVQNGKERAVLGKPGKLVKKIFVRKQNPYDSTQSIIGELGE; this comes from the coding sequence TTGAATACAAAACGAGTCGGTCAAATTTTAAAAGAATCTAGAGAGGAGAGAAAACTCTCTGTCAAGGATGTCGCAAAAGAAACCAATATCGCGGCAAAATATATCATAGCTTTAGAGACAGAGGATTACTCACAATTCCCAGCGGAAACGTTTGCCCTAGGATTTTTGAAAAATTATGCCAGTTATCTGAAACTCGACACAGCCATGTTACTCAATCTCTATCGTGGTGAGCAAATTGAAGAATCCCAAGCTCCTTTAGAAGAATTAACAAAACCGACCATGTCTAGTTTTTCCTTAGATCGCAATCGTTTTGTGACAATGCTTTCTATCGCTTTGGTAGCCGTTGCAGCATATATTTTGTACATTAGTTTTGAAGATTCTGGTGCCTCCCTTGAAGATGAGACTGCAAACGTTACAGAAACAGAAGATACATCCTCAACTGAAATCCCATCTGGTATCAATTTTGTATCCCAGAGTGTTCCTGAAAATGCTTCGGTTCCGTTTATCTTAACTGAAGACAGAGGGGTGTCCTTTAGCGTAAACAACCAACAATGTAAGATGTTTGTGCGAGGTGTGCAGAATGGCAAGGCTAACATAGGTTTTAATATCTTCCCCGAAAAGAATGTATATTTTTTTCAGACGGCTGAGGGAGAAGAGACATTACTCTCATACAGAATCCAAGAACTTTCTTCCCTGCGACGTGATATCCGTGTTGTGACCCAAGCAGTTACAGAAAAATCAGCCAAGGTTTTGGTTACCTTACGTGAAGAAAGAGAAGGTGTGGTTTCGAAACCAGTTGGTGATGTTCCCATACAAGTTACTTTATTCTTTTCCAAGCCAAGTTATGTTGAGTTTGTCATCGATGGCCAAATGGGTGAACGAGGTCTAGTTTCGGCAGGCGAGGTGAAACATTTGGAAGCACGAGACCGTCTGGAAATGAAAGTAGGAGATGGTGGTGCCGTTGAGATGGTGCAAAATGGCAAAGAGCGTGCCGTGCTGGGAAAACCAGGTAAACTTGTAAAGAAGATCTTTGTAAGAAAACAAAACCCATATGACTCCACTCAGTCCATCATTGGTGAGTTAGGTGAGTAA
- a CDS encoding LolA family protein: MKLRFLLLFFFFGWSVSIFSQTNPAHNWHSPSEVVKKIKNKFSKIESYSAEFQIRTIENKKEKFMKGKCLYKRPGKIRYDFSEPDGDEIVSDGKTLYIFIKRLGAVGKQDLTLDKKNSSGPIFSANSADGLSRLFRKYHYKFDAIEQPRLVIDKDPTKYFVLELDQREKIGGFEKMKLFVDSESYLIRRAVATDGRGKETTISFSNINFQEDIQDGVFNFHMSGNAKIVNNPLVSEN, from the coding sequence ATGAAGTTGCGCTTCCTTCTTTTGTTTTTCTTTTTTGGCTGGTCCGTTTCCATTTTTTCGCAAACGAACCCTGCCCACAACTGGCATTCGCCCTCTGAAGTTGTGAAGAAGATTAAAAACAAATTCTCCAAAATCGAAAGTTATTCGGCTGAATTTCAGATCAGAACCATTGAGAACAAAAAAGAAAAGTTCATGAAAGGGAAGTGTTTGTACAAAAGACCAGGAAAGATTCGGTATGATTTTTCAGAACCTGATGGCGACGAGATTGTCTCCGATGGGAAGACTCTTTATATTTTTATCAAACGGTTAGGGGCCGTTGGAAAACAAGACCTAACTCTCGACAAAAAGAATTCTTCTGGTCCTATTTTCAGTGCCAATAGTGCGGACGGTTTGTCCCGTTTATTTAGAAAGTACCATTATAAGTTTGATGCTATCGAGCAACCTAGGCTTGTCATTGATAAAGACCCAACCAAATACTTTGTCTTGGAACTTGACCAAAGAGAGAAGATAGGTGGTTTTGAAAAAATGAAGCTCTTTGTCGATTCCGAATCCTATTTGATACGCAGAGCCGTGGCAACCGATGGCCGTGGAAAAGAAACGACCATATCTTTTAGCAATATTAATTTTCAAGAGGACATACAGGATGGGGTGTTCAATTTTCACATGAGTGGAAATGCAAAGATTGTAAACAACCCTTTGGTGTCAGAAAACTAA
- a CDS encoding DNA translocase FtsK, whose protein sequence is MEKERSIPTWHAFRQDLSPYAFVFFGVFLLLSLFSFTEGDDGSLANWFGRIGYYVSFTLLYLFGKAAFFLAGFALVLGVISFKNPDFDRLGKALYFPLLLVASSVSLQILETPMGKLGDGGGIIGMFFSWLLQYLFGETGRIIVVFFLYIYSAIVWLEDSAWGFTVQKLNGLSQGLLGVFGAKRDLSHLRIPKFLSDLLPRPSNVGVHSGLESPLRFETSSEKGWFEKKVIAEEAPEAPVLTLPKVERKKNNIQYKNANLYDGFFEETGFVYRMDANRKERNTISQTSPFSAPLYRFVDLREERKEEVEQRVEDSSWKLPLTPVSDLTSLKKKTPIVDFSDLELYEREGGDWEEEDLILDEEEPMISEEEWEEEEELLDLDLEAKEASEAPDTEHEEDSVEESEIEVDHADVEEPLSIETIPVAETEILPPSNVYMMEEKKKKTKEVPREEEFPFGSMVPSVRLKKGRYYISSKLLLDHKPSLLHTSRNESEVETVVKKIEEILGHFGIEVKVISKERGPIITRYELTIPYGVKLSKVTTLVDEIRGHLEVTNVRIVAPIPGKSTIGIEVPNQIREDVYLSEILKAEALQSNKAKGLSISIGKDISGKIVNIDLAKLPHLLVAGTTGSGKSVSLNAMITSLICTRSPEEVRFIMIDPKMVEMTLYEDIPHLLVPVITDPRKASKALAWAIDEMESRYQIVSKLKSRDFKSYNEKVEQFAHAQGYQKFPYIVIFIDELADLMMVSGKELEEKIQRISQKSRAVGIHLVMATQRPSVDVITGLIKANCPARVAFKVAQKTDSRTILDSNGAESLLGKGDFLYRSPEDSDLIRIQAPFVEEKEIEAIVEEAKKQGSPAYIEIDWEDEGSAEEIESEDEDLFQEAWNIVLTEKKASASYLQRRMRIGYNKAARLMELMEARGYVSPQIGAKPREILRSA, encoded by the coding sequence ATGGAAAAAGAAAGATCCATACCGACCTGGCACGCATTCAGACAAGATTTAAGCCCATACGCCTTTGTTTTCTTTGGTGTATTTTTACTTCTCTCCTTGTTCTCATTCACGGAGGGAGACGATGGATCCTTAGCCAATTGGTTTGGAAGGATAGGCTACTATGTGTCCTTTACCTTGCTCTATCTCTTTGGTAAGGCTGCCTTTTTCCTAGCAGGATTTGCTTTGGTTCTTGGTGTCATCTCCTTTAAGAACCCTGATTTTGATCGCCTGGGCAAGGCACTTTACTTTCCTCTGCTTCTAGTCGCAAGTTCTGTTTCTTTACAAATTTTGGAAACTCCCATGGGTAAGTTAGGCGATGGTGGCGGTATCATCGGGATGTTTTTTTCCTGGCTTTTGCAGTATCTATTTGGCGAGACAGGTAGGATCATTGTCGTATTCTTTTTGTACATCTATTCCGCAATTGTTTGGTTAGAAGATAGTGCTTGGGGCTTTACCGTTCAAAAACTCAATGGACTTTCCCAAGGATTGTTGGGAGTCTTTGGTGCAAAGCGGGACCTCTCCCATTTGCGGATTCCTAAGTTTCTTTCTGATCTCTTACCTCGGCCTTCGAATGTAGGAGTACATTCGGGACTAGAGTCTCCCCTTCGTTTCGAAACATCTTCAGAGAAAGGTTGGTTTGAAAAGAAAGTGATTGCAGAAGAGGCCCCCGAAGCCCCTGTCCTTACCCTTCCTAAGGTAGAGCGAAAAAAAAACAACATCCAATACAAAAATGCCAATCTCTATGATGGATTTTTTGAAGAAACTGGATTTGTCTATCGTATGGATGCAAATCGGAAAGAAAGAAATACCATCTCACAAACAAGTCCATTCTCGGCTCCTTTGTATCGTTTTGTAGACCTAAGGGAGGAGAGAAAAGAAGAGGTAGAGCAAAGAGTTGAAGATTCTAGCTGGAAACTTCCACTAACACCAGTTTCTGATCTTACCTCTCTCAAGAAAAAAACTCCCATTGTCGATTTTTCCGATTTAGAATTGTATGAAAGAGAGGGTGGTGATTGGGAAGAAGAGGATTTGATCCTAGATGAAGAGGAACCGATGATTTCCGAAGAGGAGTGGGAGGAGGAGGAAGAGCTTTTGGACTTGGATCTGGAAGCCAAAGAAGCCTCCGAGGCTCCGGATACGGAACATGAAGAAGACTCTGTAGAAGAGTCCGAAATAGAAGTGGATCATGCAGATGTAGAAGAACCCCTCAGTATCGAAACGATACCAGTTGCTGAAACAGAAATACTTCCGCCAAGTAACGTATATATGATGGAAGAAAAAAAGAAAAAGACAAAGGAAGTTCCACGTGAAGAGGAATTTCCTTTTGGATCCATGGTACCTTCTGTACGGTTGAAAAAGGGCAGATATTATATTTCCTCAAAGCTTCTTCTCGATCATAAACCAAGTCTTTTGCATACCTCTCGGAACGAATCAGAAGTGGAGACCGTTGTCAAAAAAATAGAAGAGATCCTTGGGCATTTTGGCATTGAGGTAAAAGTCATATCGAAAGAAAGAGGTCCCATCATCACACGCTATGAGTTAACGATACCCTATGGTGTTAAGCTGAGTAAGGTGACAACCTTAGTCGATGAAATCCGAGGCCATTTAGAAGTCACAAATGTAAGGATCGTTGCTCCAATCCCAGGAAAATCCACAATCGGAATCGAAGTACCTAACCAAATCCGAGAAGATGTGTATCTCTCTGAAATCCTAAAAGCGGAAGCATTACAAAGCAATAAAGCGAAAGGATTGAGCATTTCCATAGGAAAGGATATCTCTGGAAAAATTGTAAATATAGATTTAGCAAAATTGCCACACTTACTTGTCGCAGGGACAACTGGTTCAGGAAAATCCGTCAGTTTAAATGCAATGATCACAAGTCTGATCTGCACTCGGTCACCCGAAGAAGTACGGTTTATCATGATCGACCCTAAGATGGTGGAGATGACTTTGTATGAAGACATCCCCCACTTACTCGTGCCCGTGATCACAGATCCAAGAAAGGCAAGTAAGGCTTTGGCTTGGGCCATTGACGAAATGGAATCTAGATACCAAATTGTATCCAAACTTAAAAGTAGAGACTTTAAGAGTTACAATGAAAAGGTAGAACAGTTTGCCCATGCCCAAGGCTACCAAAAATTTCCCTATATCGTAATCTTCATCGATGAGTTAGCAGACCTCATGATGGTCTCAGGAAAGGAATTGGAAGAAAAGATCCAAAGGATTTCCCAAAAATCGAGAGCTGTGGGCATCCATTTGGTGATGGCGACCCAAAGGCCTTCCGTTGACGTCATCACTGGTCTTATCAAAGCGAACTGCCCCGCAAGAGTTGCATTTAAGGTTGCCCAAAAGACAGACTCACGTACAATCCTGGATTCCAATGGGGCAGAATCACTTCTGGGAAAAGGGGATTTTCTCTACCGTTCCCCAGAGGATAGCGATTTGATTCGTATCCAAGCTCCTTTTGTCGAAGAAAAAGAAATAGAAGCCATTGTGGAAGAGGCAAAGAAACAAGGCTCTCCTGCTTATATCGAAATCGATTGGGAGGACGAAGGAAGCGCAGAAGAAATAGAATCGGAGGACGAGGACCTTTTTCAGGAAGCTTGGAACATTGTGCTCACAGAAAAAAAAGCAAGTGCCAGTTATCTCCAGAGGCGCATGAGGATAGGCTACAACAAAGCGGCTCGCCTTATGGAACTGATGGAAGCAAGGGGCTACGTCTCGCCTCAAATTGGCGCAAAACCTCGCGAAATCTTACGGTCAGCGTAA
- a CDS encoding YajQ family cyclic di-GMP-binding protein, translating into MAQDPSFDIISKVDRPELQNAISQALTEISTRFDFKGSQSDIKLKDDELTLTSENEIKLKQVIDVLTTKMAKRGIGLRAFDFDSKVEPATGQTVRQKVKIQNGLGPDQTKKITTLIKDSKMKVQVSIQGDSVRVVGKKKDDLQAVMKLIRDADFPFDASFTNFKG; encoded by the coding sequence ATGGCACAAGATCCATCATTTGATATCATTTCAAAAGTCGATAGGCCAGAGCTGCAAAATGCAATCTCGCAAGCTCTAACGGAAATAAGCACTCGTTTTGACTTCAAAGGAAGCCAGTCGGACATCAAACTGAAAGATGACGAGTTGACCCTCACCTCCGAAAACGAAATCAAACTGAAGCAAGTCATCGATGTATTGACGACCAAGATGGCAAAACGAGGGATAGGGCTTCGGGCCTTTGATTTCGATTCAAAAGTGGAACCGGCAACGGGGCAGACTGTCCGACAAAAGGTAAAAATCCAAAACGGATTGGGACCCGACCAAACCAAAAAGATTACCACTCTCATCAAAGACTCCAAAATGAAAGTACAAGTGTCCATCCAAGGCGATTCCGTTCGTGTTGTTGGAAAGAAAAAGGATGATTTACAGGCGGTTATGAAGCTCATCCGCGACGCTGATTTTCCTTTCGACGCAAGCTTTACAAATTTCAAAGGATAA